A stretch of Caenorhabditis elegans chromosome IV DNA encodes these proteins:
- the F49F1.4 gene encoding F0F1 ATP synthase subunit C (Confirmed by transcript evidence) → MNFFLLILVFVALFAVAVVEAGGPDLGGIFSGIGGLFSSISGMAGAGGGKKK, encoded by the coding sequence atgaaCTTCTTCCTTCTCATTCTTGTTTTTGTCGCGCTATTCGCCGTGGCCGTTGTGGAGGCCGGAGGTCCAGATCTTGGTGGAATCTTCAGTGGAATCGGGGGACTTTTTTCGTCGATCAGTGGAATGGCTGGAGCCGGTGGCGGAAAGAAGAAGTAA
- the F49F1.14 gene encoding Membrane protein UL56 (Confirmed by transcript evidence), with the protein MLESPDSPVVVWSRPPSLRSLRTGKRVVPGQYVLDEPDTLCVLPSSMRIVCCLLTLLLILSLIAAILNSLQGSSNGSVSYCKRPDEPFRPDILCPRESMFFFYKCCPSSQDHEKSECCAKIRIWLMLAIVCVVLSCLVGICYSIFHYFCRHCRLPSWKSWKSTRLLRSDV; encoded by the exons ATGCTAGAATCCCCAGACTCTCCAGTAGTCGTGTGGTCTCGACCACCATCACTTCGATCTCTCCGAACAGGAAAACGAGTTGTACCCGGACAATATGTGCTCGATGAGCCCGACACGCTGTGTGTTCTACCGTCTTCCATGAGAATTGTATGCTGTCTTTTAACATTGTTACTGATATTATCACTGATCGCCGCAATATTGAATAGTTTACAAGGAAGCTCGAATGGAAGTGTTAGCTATTGCAAAAGACCAGATGAACCATTTAGGCCGGATATTTT ATGCCCCCGCGAATCAATGTTCTTCTTCTACAAGTGCTGCCCGTCAAGCCAGGATCATGAGAAAAGTGAATGCTGCGCCAAAATTCGGATTTGGTTGAT gttagCCATCGTTTGTGTGGTTCTCTCATGTCTCGTCGGCATCTGCTATTCAATATTTCACTATTTCTGCCGGCATTGTCGACTTCCTTCGTGGAAGTCATGGAAGTCTACAAGACTTCTTCGATCCGACGTTTAA
- the ubc-1 gene encoding Ubiquitin-conjugating enzyme E2 1 (Confirmed by transcript evidence), protein MTTPSRRRLMRDFKKLQEDPPAGVSGAPTEDNILTWEAIIFGPQETPFEDGTFKLSLEFTEEYPNKPPTVKFISKMFHPNVYADGSICLDILQNRWSPTYDVAAILTSIQSLLDEPNPNSPANSLAAQLYQENRREYEKRVQQIVEQSWLNFGENEGDAVLKDDVEIEEIAAPGANDADDDRMDEGASGSNA, encoded by the exons ATGACGACGCCCAGCCGTAGACGTTTGATGAGAGATTTTAAGAAACTTCAg GAAGATCCACCAGCAGGAGTATCAGGTGCACCAACAGAAGATAATATTCTCACATGGGAAGCAATAATTTTTGGACCACAAGAAACCCCGTTTGAAGATGGAACATTCAAATTATCACTGGAATTTACTGAAGAATATCCAAATAAACCGCCAACCGtcaaatttatttccaaaatgttccaTCCAAATGTGTATGCGGACGGATCAATTTGTCTGGATATTCTACAGAATCGATGGTCTCCGACGTATGATGTTGCCGCAATTCTGACATCGATTCAGTCGTTGCTCGACGAGCCCAATCCAAATTCACCGGCCAACTCACTTGCCGCACAGCTTTATCAAGAAAATCGACGGGAATATGAGAAACGTGTTCAGCAGATTGTTGAGCAG tccTGGCTCAATTTCGGCGAAAACGAGGGCGACGCAGTGCTCAAGGATGACgtggaaattgaagaaattgctGCTCCAGGAGCAAATGATGCAGACGATGACCGTATGGATGAAGGAGCCAGTGGATCGAAtgcttaa
- the F49F1.15 gene encoding F0F1 ATP synthase subunit B (Confirmed by transcript evidence), whose protein sequence is MNFFLLVLVFVALFAVAVVEAGDSDLGGIFGGIGGLFSSISGMAGAAGGKKK, encoded by the coding sequence atgaatttcttcCTTCTCGTCCTTGTCTTTGTCGCCCTATTCGCCGTGGCCGTTGTGGAGGCCGGAGATTCAGATCTTGGTGGAATCTTCGGAGGAATCGGAGGACTTTTCTCGTCAATCAGTGGAATGGCTGGAGCCGCCGGTGGAAAGAAGAAGTAG
- the F49F1.5 gene encoding ShKT domain-containing protein (Confirmed by transcript evidence), protein MLQQCLIVLFFLGACSSQCMDTSLSCPDQVIACFEPSVQSECPYSCATCQFDPNECVDRNTQCQTLKVFCDDPKNSEQCQESCGICVPTRKITSTLRPVHVGTQTTTVKPTSPKTSSTASEPCYENPM, encoded by the exons ATGCTCCAACAATGCCTCattgttctattttttctgGGTGCCTGCTCAAGTCAATGCATGGACACTTCACTGTCTTGCCCTGACCAAGTGATCGCTTGCTTTGAACCTTCTGTGCAAAG TGAATGTCCGTATAGCTGTGCCACTTGTCAGTTTGACCCGAATGAGTGTGTGGACAGAAACACCCAATGTCAGACTCTGAAGGTCTTCTGTGATGATCCGAAGAATAGCGA GCAATGCCAGGAAAGCTGTGGAATATGTGTGCCCACTAGAAAAATAACATCTACTTTGCGACCGGTACATGTTGGTACACAAACGACTACAGTAAAGCCAACTAGTCCTAAGACTTCATCAACAGCTTCAGAACCATGCTACGAAAATCCAATGTGA
- the C35B1.4 gene encoding uncharacterized protein (Confirmed by transcript evidence): protein MNFLFFFPVIFVVFHSIHCVTDPPRARIISLPGTVEGGHIDVTGQYNPETPRTSEEEWSGFPTWEPEASGFPSTDGEQEWSGFPTIEPEASEFSTTEKEPPRPPLPFEEI, encoded by the coding sequence ATGaatttcctcttcttcttccctGTAATTTTTGTGGTGTTTCATTCGATTCACTGTGTAACAGATCCTCCTCGAGCCAGAATCATTTCTCTTCCGGGCACCGTGGAAGGAGGGCATATCGATGTGACCGGACAGTATAACCCAGAAACGCCAAGAACATCCGAAGAAGAATGGTCGGGATTCCCAACATGGGAGCCAGAAGCATCAGGATTCCCAAGCACGGATGGAGAGCAAGAATGGTCCGGCTTCCCTACCATAGAGCCCGAAGCTTCCGAATTTTCAACCACTGAAAAGGAACCACCTAGGCCACCACTTCCATTTGAAGAGATTTAA
- the C35B1.9 gene encoding uncharacterized protein (Confirmed by transcript evidence), which translates to MPRVLPIIITKSCLGIGKRIKPFVVILFPKNMKPFTWILLLVSLFAVVIAKESCNPSTVNVPLEESRLKHKIADLSKDK; encoded by the exons ATGCCAAGAGTTTTACCGATTATCATAACAAAAAGTTGTTTGGGTATTGGAAAACGTATAAAACCCTTTGTCGTAATACTTTTCCCCAAAAACATGAAACCCTTCACCTGGATCCTTCTTTTGGTCTCTTTATTTGCAGTTGTCATTGCTAAAGAAAG CTGTAACCCGTCTACTGTCAACGTTCCATTGGAAGAATCCCGTTTGAAGCACAAGATTGCAGATTTAAGCAAAGATAAATGA
- the C35B1.5 gene encoding Thioredoxin domain-containing protein (Confirmed by transcript evidence) has translation MADLFAGKPLINQEGKELDGGDALRGKKVVALYFSAMWCGSCRQFTPKLKRFYEALKAAGKEIEVVLVSRDREAEDLLEYLGHGGDWVAIPFGDERIQEYLKKYEVPTIPAFKLINNAGELLHDARADVTERGKDDAVALFDEWVEKFPAN, from the exons atggCCGATTTGTTCGCTGGCAAGCCTCTAATCAACCAAGAAGGCAAAGAACTTGACGGAGGAGATGCTCTCCGTGGGAAGAAGGTCGTCGCCttgtatttttcagcaatGTGGTGCGGATCGTGCCGTCAATTTACTCCGAAGCTCAAGAGATTCTATGAAGCCTTGAAGGCCGCTGGAAAGGAAATCGAAGTGGTCCTAGTGAGCAGAGATCGTGAAGCCGAGGATTTGCTGGAATACCTGGGACACGGAGGTGATTGGGTGGCGATTCCGTTTGGTGATGAGAGAATTCA agaatacCTGAAGAAATACGAGGTGCCAACTATCCCAGCCTTCAAGCTTATCAACAATGCTGGTGAGCTTCTTCATGACGCCCGTGCTGACGTCACTGAGCGTGGAAAGGACGATGCCGTGGCACTTTTTGACGAGTGGGTCGAGAAGTTTCCAGCTAATTAG
- the C35B1.2 gene encoding SWIM-type domain-containing protein (Confirmed by transcript evidence) produces MSERLEVSIEGEDDFPFDEDNIQELDHFDIGEDEDPEEVAQEDAGVWQERVPLTRQKRKQVLRKPGRKRTGEIIHIPKRQPPRAVRVKSYQQYDAFDELVEQDLDDSDPEVMDDDGEPSTSKTWRIFVRKDGSGMHFDWPIFMDSAVSLKDVVNFISTDASEIPKSLICTSIPQEFTNTGTFIIHLEEGLLKEEICNDGLGTWNSAQMFVRKYVLGVGRARPLMTQKNDHNLKIVCEQFIHPGTDSRGDFIRRIYTGFDKDEHMIPYVVICYEWMGQPHPLTVYEDQTEKQAFEQMTWKKCSNPEDQVPILARHGCDYNSAVAILLSSEKCTNYGKSVPQFVQECISFVIDINECGGDRALFLDGNEWQRPSGSHRFFRILYPNQDHGDFDTWNIERASSNFNVTNSDIQIICRRYNGQKYSQSFGFVRKIYLLKILPLCPPEVAEQLHNRDLAVISYSYRNAPHPTFIEQPDRQKLPDGQRVGEEVELVSGDVMFDDDISPEMREMVENMERKKKINSERLMELLQRIHRIDQICKKEAWLESSAEVQQLTQIAQLLHYCQ; encoded by the exons atgtcagAACGTCTGGAGGTTTCTATAGAAGGAGAGGATGATTTCCCGTTTGATGAGGATAATATTC aagaacTCGACCATTTCGACATTGGAGAGGACGAGGATCCGGAGGAAGTTGCTCAGGAAGAT GCCGGCGTCTGGCAGGAAAGGGTCCCATTAACCCGTCAAAAGCGGAAACAAGTCCTCAGAAAGCCTGGAAGGAAGCGGACAGGAGA aataatCCATATTCCGAAGCGTCAGCCTCCACGGGCGGTCCGAGTGAAGTCATATCAACAATATGACGCGTTTGACGAGCTCGTGGAGCAAGATTTGGATGATTCTGATCCAGAAGTTATGGATGACGATGGAG agcctTCAACCTCGAAAACCTGGAGAATATTCGTCAGAAAAGATGGTTCGGGAATGCATTTCGATTGGCCAATTTTCATGGATTCGGCTGTTTCTCTCAAAg ACGtggtaaattttatttcaacagACGCCTCCGAGATCCCAAAATCATTAATTTGTACGTCAATTCCACAGGAATTCACAAATACTGGAACATTTATAATTCATCTGGAAGAAGGATTATTAAAAGAAGAAATATGTAATGATGGACTCGGAACATGGAATTCTGCACAAATGTTTGTTAGAAAATATGTACTTGGAGTTGGAAGAGCCCGCCCGTTGATGACACAGAAAAATGACCATAATTTGAAG ATAGTCTGCGAGCAATTCATCCATCCGGGAACCGATAGCCGTGGCGATTTTATTCGAAGGATTTATACAG gATTCGACAAAGATGAGCACATGATTCCATATGTAGTCATTTGTTATGAATGGATGGGACAACCACATCCATTGACAGTTTATGAGGATCAAACTGAGAAACAAGCATTTGAGCAGATGACTTGGAAG AAATGCTCAAATCCGGAGGATCAAGTACCGATTTTGGCTCGACACGGATGTGATTATAATTCGGCTGTAGCGATCCTCTTATCATCGGAAAAATGCACAAA ctatgGAAAATCAGTGCCGCAATTCGTTCAAGAATGTATTTCGTTCGTCATTGACATTAACGAGTGTGGTGGTGATCGGGCACTTTTCCTAGACGGAAATGAATGGCAACGACCATCGGGAAGTCATCGattcttcagaattttgtaTCCAAATCAGGATCATGGAGATTTCGATACGTGGAATATTGAAAGAGCATCGTCGAATTTTAATGTGACGAATAGCGATATTCAG ataatCTGCCGCCGTTACAATGGCCAAAAGTACAGCCAGTCGTTTGGATTTGTGcggaaaatttatttgctcaaaattttgccaCTATGCCCGCCAGAAGTCGCTGAGCAACTTCATAATCGAGATTTGGCAGTAATATCGTATTCCTACAGAAATGCTCCGCATCCGACGTTT attgAGCAACCGGATAGGCAGAAGCTTCCAGATGGTCAACGTGTTGGTGAAGAAGTtgaatt agtttccgGAGATGTGATGTTCGACGATGATATTAGTCCAGAAATGCGAGAAATGGTTGAAAAtatggaaagaaaaaagaaaattaattcgGAAAGATTAATGGAATTACTACAAAGAATACATCGAATTGatcaaatttgtaaaaaa gAAGCTTGGCTGGAATCGTCGGCAGAAGTTCAACAACTCACACAAATTGCTCAACTTTTGCATTATTGTcaataa
- the C35B1.8 gene encoding CUB domain-containing protein (Confirmed by transcript evidence) has product MRFTFLTFLSLFVIITAGKQQYMRRCKRTATFADMIKKKDNNGCSKNVWLGMDRASKCPQLNGAIVPAIQAINATTIVETPVQPRLYGRRGLYNANCEWMVIVVRRRGCALLSTDEIEFECQNNVIFYQGHEVTGYVCALSVFPDYEMVM; this is encoded by the exons ATGAGATTCACTTTTCTAACGTTCTTATCACTCTTTGTGATTATCACTGCAGGAAAGCAGCAGTACATGAGAAGATGTAAAC GTACCGCCACATTTGCTGATATGATAAAGAAGAAAGACAATAATG GTTGCTCCAAAAACGTGTGGCTCGGCATGGACCGTGCATCAAAGTGTCCCCAGCTCAACGGAGCCATCGTCCCAGCGATTCAGGCTATAAACGCCACAACAATCGTTGAAACTCCCGTACAACCAAGACTCTACGGACGGCGAGGATTGTACAACGCCAATTGTGAATGGATG GTCATCGTGGTCCGCCGACGTGGTTGTGCTCTTTTGAGCACTGACGAAATTGAGTTCGAATGCCAGAATAACGTGATTTTCTATCAAGGACATGAGGTTACAGGATATGTGTGTGCTTTGAGTGTATTCCCGGATTATGAAATGGTtatgtaa
- the C35B1.3 gene encoding Glycine Rich Secreted Protein (Confirmed by transcript evidence): MNLLTLLLVFVALLTVTVVEAGDPDLGGIFSGIGGMLGSIGGLAGAGGGKKK; this comes from the coding sequence ATGAACTTACTAACTCTTCTTCTCGTCTTTGTTGCTCTCTTGACTGTAACTGTGGTTGAGGCCGGAGACCCAGATCTTGGTGGAATCTTCAGTGGAATCGGAGGTATGCTCGGATCGATCGGTGGATTGGCTGGAGCCGGTGGCGGAAAGAAGAAGTAA
- the C35B1.2 gene encoding UBX domain-containing protein (Confirmed by transcript evidence): protein MSERLEVSIEGEDDFPFDEDNIQELDHFDIGEDEDPEEVAQEDAGVWQERVPLTRQKRKQVLRKPGRKRTGEIIHIPKRQPPRAVRVKSYQQYDAFDELVEQDLDDSDPEVMDDDGEPSTSKTWRIFVRKDGSGMHFDWPIFMDSAVSLKDVVNFISTDASEIPKSLICTSIPQEFTNTGTFIIHLEEGLLKEEICNDGLGTWNSAQMFVRKYVLGVGRARPLMTQKNDHNLKIVCEQFIHPGTDSRGDFIRRIYTGFDKDEHMIPYVVICYEWMGQPHPLTVYEDQTEKQAFEQMTWKKCSNPEDQVPILARHGCDYNSAVAILLSSEKCTNYGKSVPQFVQECISFVIDINECGGDRALFLDGNEWQRPSGSHRFFRILYPNQDHGDFDTWNIERASSNFNVTNSDIQIICRRYNGQKYSQSFGFVRKIYLLKILPLCPPEVAEQLHNRDLAVISYSYRNAPHPTFVSGGNLENLRNFEG from the exons atgtcagAACGTCTGGAGGTTTCTATAGAAGGAGAGGATGATTTCCCGTTTGATGAGGATAATATTC aagaacTCGACCATTTCGACATTGGAGAGGACGAGGATCCGGAGGAAGTTGCTCAGGAAGAT GCCGGCGTCTGGCAGGAAAGGGTCCCATTAACCCGTCAAAAGCGGAAACAAGTCCTCAGAAAGCCTGGAAGGAAGCGGACAGGAGA aataatCCATATTCCGAAGCGTCAGCCTCCACGGGCGGTCCGAGTGAAGTCATATCAACAATATGACGCGTTTGACGAGCTCGTGGAGCAAGATTTGGATGATTCTGATCCAGAAGTTATGGATGACGATGGAG agcctTCAACCTCGAAAACCTGGAGAATATTCGTCAGAAAAGATGGTTCGGGAATGCATTTCGATTGGCCAATTTTCATGGATTCGGCTGTTTCTCTCAAAg ACGtggtaaattttatttcaacagACGCCTCCGAGATCCCAAAATCATTAATTTGTACGTCAATTCCACAGGAATTCACAAATACTGGAACATTTATAATTCATCTGGAAGAAGGATTATTAAAAGAAGAAATATGTAATGATGGACTCGGAACATGGAATTCTGCACAAATGTTTGTTAGAAAATATGTACTTGGAGTTGGAAGAGCCCGCCCGTTGATGACACAGAAAAATGACCATAATTTGAAG ATAGTCTGCGAGCAATTCATCCATCCGGGAACCGATAGCCGTGGCGATTTTATTCGAAGGATTTATACAG gATTCGACAAAGATGAGCACATGATTCCATATGTAGTCATTTGTTATGAATGGATGGGACAACCACATCCATTGACAGTTTATGAGGATCAAACTGAGAAACAAGCATTTGAGCAGATGACTTGGAAG AAATGCTCAAATCCGGAGGATCAAGTACCGATTTTGGCTCGACACGGATGTGATTATAATTCGGCTGTAGCGATCCTCTTATCATCGGAAAAATGCACAAA ctatgGAAAATCAGTGCCGCAATTCGTTCAAGAATGTATTTCGTTCGTCATTGACATTAACGAGTGTGGTGGTGATCGGGCACTTTTCCTAGACGGAAATGAATGGCAACGACCATCGGGAAGTCATCGattcttcagaattttgtaTCCAAATCAGGATCATGGAGATTTCGATACGTGGAATATTGAAAGAGCATCGTCGAATTTTAATGTGACGAATAGCGATATTCAG ataatCTGCCGCCGTTACAATGGCCAAAAGTACAGCCAGTCGTTTGGATTTGTGcggaaaatttatttgctcaaaattttgccaCTATGCCCGCCAGAAGTCGCTGAGCAACTTCATAATCGAGATTTGGCAGTAATATCGTATTCCTACAGAAATGCTCCGCATCCGACGTTTGTGAGTGGaggaaatctggaaaatttgcgaaatttcGAAGGATAA
- the F49F1.2 gene encoding Glycine Rich Secreted Protein (Confirmed by transcript evidence): MNFLTLLLVFVALLAVTVVEAGDPDLGGIFSGIGGMLGSIGGLAGAGGGKKK, from the coding sequence ATGAACTTCCTAACTCTCCTTCTTGTCTTTGTTGCTCTCTTGGCTGTAACTGTGGTTGAGGCCGGAGATCCAGATCTTGGTGGAATCTTCAGTGGAATCGGAGGTATGCTCGGATCGATCGGTGGATTGGCTGGAGCCGGTGGTGGAAAAAAGAAGTAA
- the drd-50 gene encoding ShKT domain-containing protein (Confirmed by transcript evidence): protein MKLLLLIFVPFVTCGLTCMDFMIDCPRIVYYCDETYVQNQCQFSCGICKQDPGVCGDTYFDCDMYDTKCNSPSFQRQCAGTCGLCPGACEDIWDGCSHFLAPCSDDIKSLCPIKCGLCNSTTTPMILTTITPVDPRCVDAGNQCANYSPPCSDDVKIFCPATCGSCSNGTTGVPLVLTTLTPELTTVTVEPITSTLKPTTTTITPTTTTKLPTTTTKKLPPTTPKPPCKDSSPNCAGWAKNGFCTNTFYPPEKRKEYCGKTCRMC, encoded by the exons ATGAAGCTTCTACTCCTTATTTTTGTACCATTTGTGACTTGTGGATTGACATGTATGGATTTTATGATCGACTGCCCGAGGATTGTTTATTATTGTGATGAGACTTACGTTCAAAA CCAATGCCAATTCTCTTGTGGAATATGCAAACAGGATCCTGGAGTATGTGGTGACACTTATTTTGATTGTGACATGTACGATACAAAGTGTAATTCGCCCTCATTTCAACG ACAGTGTGCCGGAACCTGCGGACTTTGCCCAGGAGCCTGTGAGGACATATGGGATGGATGTTCCCATTTTTTGGCGCCTTGTTCAGATGACATTAAGAG cCTCTGCCCAATTAAATGTGGACTTTGCAATAGCACTACTACTCCAATGATCCTAACTACCATAACTCCTGTAGACCCCCGATGTGTGGACGCTGGAAATCAGTGCGCCAATTATTCACCGCCTTGCTCGGATGATGTGAAGAT ATTCTGCCCGGCCACTTGTGGAAGTTGCTCTAATGGCACAACTGGTGTGCCTCTGGTTCTTACTACCTTGACTCCAGAACTTACTACAGTGACAGTTGAGCCGATTACGTCTACATTGAAGCCAACAACTACTACCATAACACCAACTACAACAACTAAACTACCAACTACCACAACCAAAAAGCTTCCACCAACTACACCAAAGCCGCCGTGCAAGGATTCGTCTCCAAA ctgcGCCGGGTGGGCAAAGAATGGCTTCTGCACGAACACCTTCTATCCACCAGAGAAGAGAAAGGAGTACTGTGGGAAGACATGCAGAATGTgctga
- the F49F1.5 gene encoding ShKT domain-containing protein (Confirmed by transcript evidence): MLQQCLIVLFFLGACSSQCMDTSLSCPDQVIACFEPSVQSECPYSCATCQFDPNECVDRNTQCQTLKVFCDDPKNSEQCQESCGICVPTRKITSTLRPVHVGTQTTTVKPTSPKTSSTASEPCYENPICPHWAANGFCTNPFYSPEHRKKYCGKTCNLC; the protein is encoded by the exons ATGCTCCAACAATGCCTCattgttctattttttctgGGTGCCTGCTCAAGTCAATGCATGGACACTTCACTGTCTTGCCCTGACCAAGTGATCGCTTGCTTTGAACCTTCTGTGCAAAG TGAATGTCCGTATAGCTGTGCCACTTGTCAGTTTGACCCGAATGAGTGTGTGGACAGAAACACCCAATGTCAGACTCTGAAGGTCTTCTGTGATGATCCGAAGAATAGCGA GCAATGCCAGGAAAGCTGTGGAATATGTGTGCCCACTAGAAAAATAACATCTACTTTGCGACCGGTACATGTTGGTACACAAACGACTACAGTAAAGCCAACTAGTCCTAAGACTTCATCAACAGCTTCAGAACCATGCTACGAAAATCCAAT ttgtCCGCATTGGGCGGCTAATGGCTTCTGCACCAACCCCTTCTACTCGCCGGAGCACAGAAAGAAGTACTGCGGGAAGACATGTAATCTGTGTTGA
- the nlp-89 gene encoding Neuropeptide-Like Protein (Confirmed by transcript evidence) has protein sequence MKSFLSILLISITISSVIGAIDGKRRPMNRNSYYEFLMRAQHGSASKDPIVSSRSPKMDRNCFFSPVQCMFDTSSADALDSFRR, from the exons ATGAAATCTTTTCTCTCAATTCTTCTGATCTCAATAACCATATCATCAGTGATTGGAGCTATCGATGGCAAACGGAGACCAATGAATCGCAACAGTTATTATGAGTTCTTGAT GCGCGCCCAGCACGGCTCCGCATCCAAGGACCCGATCGTCTCGTCCCGCTCGCCAAAAATGGACCGTAACTGCTTCTTTTCTCCTGTACAATGCATGTTCGACACGTCATCGGCAGACGCTTTGGATTCTTTTCGTCGTTAA
- the C35B1.2 gene encoding Mediator complex subunit 15 (Confirmed by transcript evidence): MFDDDISPEMREMVENMERKKKINSERLMELLQRIHRIDQICKKEAWLESSAEVQQLTQIAQLLHYCQ, translated from the exons ATGTTCGACGATGATATTAGTCCAGAAATGCGAGAAATGGTTGAAAAtatggaaagaaaaaagaaaattaattcgGAAAGATTAATGGAATTACTACAAAGAATACATCGAATTGatcaaatttgtaaaaaa gAAGCTTGGCTGGAATCGTCGGCAGAAGTTCAACAACTCACACAAATTGCTCAACTTTTGCATTATTGTcaataa